A single window of Pyxidicoccus xibeiensis DNA harbors:
- the soxR gene encoding redox-sensitive transcriptional activator SoxR, whose protein sequence is MFEPLTIGELSRRTGVAASALRFYEEQGLLRSLRTPAGHRRYARSVIRRVAFIVFAQRVGLSLQEIHTELARLPENRVPTEQDWARLSRTWSERIDARIAELERLKKGLTSCIGCGCLSMERCRLANPNDRAARLGPGPRYWMEQG, encoded by the coding sequence ATGTTCGAGCCGCTGACGATTGGTGAGCTGTCACGGCGCACCGGGGTGGCCGCCTCCGCGCTGCGCTTCTACGAGGAGCAGGGGCTGCTGCGCTCGCTGCGGACTCCGGCCGGGCACCGCCGGTATGCGCGGTCGGTCATCCGACGGGTGGCCTTCATCGTCTTCGCCCAGCGCGTGGGCCTGAGCCTCCAGGAAATCCACACGGAGCTGGCGCGCCTGCCGGAGAACCGCGTCCCCACCGAGCAGGACTGGGCCCGGCTGTCGCGGACGTGGTCGGAGCGAATCGACGCGCGCATCGCCGAGCTGGAGCGCCTGAAGAAGGGCCTCACCTCGTGCATCGGCTGCGGCTGCCTCTCCATGGAGCGCTGCCGGCTCGCCAACCCCAATGACAGGGCCGCGCGCCTGGGCCCCGGACCGCGCTACTGGATGGAGCAGGGATGA
- a CDS encoding acetyl-CoA C-acetyltransferase — protein sequence MSQEAFIFDAVRTPRGKGKKGALHGTKPVSLLVGLVDALKQRNPSLDPKLIDDVVLGVVSPVGDQGADIARTLVLAAGLPETTGGVQLNRFCASGLTAVNMAAQQVRSGWEQLVIAGGVESMSRVPMGSDGGAWALDPATNYDTYFVPQGISADLIATMEGFTREDVDRYAARSQQLAAKAWADGYFKKSVVPVTDQNGLTVLAHDELMRPDSTVASLGQLNPSFAAMGEMGGFDAVALQKYHFVEKIHHVHTPGNSSGIVDGAALVLVGSEKAGKALGLTPRARIAAVATSGSDPTIMLTGPIPATRKLLDIAGLSLGDIDLFELNEAFASVVLKYQKDLGIPDEKLNVNGGAIAMGHPLGATGAMILGTVVDELERRKARRAVVTLCVGGGMGVATLVERV from the coding sequence GTGAGCCAAGAAGCTTTCATCTTCGACGCCGTTCGCACCCCTCGTGGCAAGGGCAAGAAGGGCGCGCTGCACGGCACCAAGCCCGTCTCGCTGCTCGTCGGCCTGGTGGATGCGCTCAAGCAGCGCAACCCGAGCCTGGACCCGAAGCTCATCGACGACGTGGTGCTCGGCGTGGTCTCCCCGGTGGGGGACCAGGGCGCGGACATCGCCCGGACGCTGGTGCTCGCGGCCGGCCTGCCGGAGACCACCGGCGGGGTGCAGCTCAACCGCTTCTGTGCCTCGGGCCTGACGGCGGTCAACATGGCCGCCCAGCAGGTGCGCTCGGGCTGGGAGCAGCTCGTCATCGCCGGTGGCGTGGAGAGCATGTCGCGCGTCCCCATGGGCTCGGACGGCGGCGCCTGGGCCCTGGACCCCGCCACCAACTACGACACCTACTTCGTGCCCCAGGGCATCTCCGCGGACCTCATCGCGACCATGGAGGGCTTCACCCGCGAGGACGTGGACCGCTACGCCGCCCGCTCACAGCAGCTCGCGGCGAAGGCCTGGGCGGACGGCTACTTCAAGAAGTCCGTCGTCCCGGTGACGGACCAGAACGGCCTCACCGTGCTCGCCCATGACGAGCTGATGCGCCCGGACTCCACCGTGGCCTCGCTCGGCCAGCTCAACCCGTCCTTCGCGGCCATGGGCGAGATGGGCGGCTTCGACGCGGTGGCGCTCCAGAAGTACCACTTCGTGGAGAAGATCCACCACGTGCACACGCCGGGCAACTCCTCCGGCATCGTCGACGGCGCGGCGCTCGTGCTGGTGGGCTCGGAGAAGGCTGGCAAGGCGCTCGGCCTCACGCCGCGGGCGCGCATCGCCGCGGTCGCCACGTCCGGCTCGGACCCGACCATCATGCTCACCGGCCCGATTCCGGCCACCCGGAAGCTGCTCGACATTGCCGGCCTGTCCCTCGGGGACATCGACCTGTTCGAGCTCAACGAGGCCTTTGCCTCCGTGGTCCTCAAGTACCAGAAGGACCTCGGCATCCCGGACGAGAAGCTCAACGTCAACGGCGGCGCCATCGCCATGGGCCATCCGCTCGGGGCCACCGGCGCGATGATTCTCGGCACGGTGGTGGACGAGCTGGAGCGCCGCAAGGCGCGCCGCGCGGTCGTCACCCTCTGCGTCGGCGGCGGCATGGGCGTGGCCACCCTCGTCGAGCGCGTCTGA
- a CDS encoding SDR family oxidoreductase — MSARPLAGRTLLMSGGSRGIGLAIGVAAGRLGANVALLAKTDTPDPRLPGTVHTAAAEIEAAGGRALAVVGDVREEADVQRAVDETVARFGGIDFCVNNASALAPLKTDELPLKRFDLMQQIQLRGTFLLTRTALPHLRRSSHAHILSLSPPINLAPHWLGRHPAYTLAKYGMTLLTLGWAAEFAEEGIAANALWPKTLIATAAVKNLLGGDSSMERARAPDIMADAAVAILQRRPRDCTGQTFIDEDVLRAEGVTDFTRYGGGPDVLLDLYVDP, encoded by the coding sequence ATGAGCGCAAGGCCGCTCGCGGGGCGCACGCTGCTGATGTCCGGAGGCAGCCGAGGCATCGGGCTGGCGATTGGCGTCGCCGCGGGGCGGCTGGGCGCCAACGTCGCGCTCCTGGCCAAGACGGACACGCCGGACCCGAGGTTGCCCGGGACGGTGCACACCGCCGCGGCCGAGATTGAAGCCGCGGGTGGCCGCGCGCTCGCGGTGGTCGGCGACGTGCGCGAGGAGGCAGACGTACAGCGGGCCGTGGATGAGACGGTGGCGCGCTTCGGCGGCATCGACTTCTGCGTCAACAACGCCAGCGCGCTCGCTCCGCTGAAGACGGACGAATTACCCCTCAAGCGCTTCGACCTGATGCAGCAGATTCAGCTGCGGGGCACGTTCCTGCTGACGCGCACCGCGCTGCCCCACCTGCGGCGCTCCTCCCACGCGCACATCCTGTCGCTGTCGCCGCCCATCAACCTGGCGCCGCACTGGCTGGGCCGGCACCCGGCCTACACGCTCGCCAAGTATGGAATGACGCTGCTCACGCTCGGCTGGGCGGCGGAGTTCGCGGAGGAAGGCATCGCCGCGAACGCGCTCTGGCCGAAGACGCTCATCGCCACCGCCGCCGTGAAGAACCTGCTCGGCGGGGACTCATCGATGGAGCGCGCCCGCGCGCCGGACATCATGGCGGACGCGGCCGTGGCCATCCTCCAGCGCCGGCCGCGCGACTGCACCGGCCAGACCTTCATCGACGAGGACGTCCTGCGCGCCGAAGGCGTCACCGACTTCACCCGCTACGGGGGCGGCCCGGACGTCCTGCTCGACCTCTACGTCGACCCCTGA
- a CDS encoding 3-hydroxyacyl-CoA dehydrogenase NAD-binding domain-containing protein yields MSEQNTIRWDQDADGIVILTLDDPGQSANTMNAAYVKSMRAAVDRLVREKDRITGVVITSAKKTFFAGGDLNDLRSVKKEDAKQVFELGQEIKAQLRTLETLGKPVVAAINGAAMGGGLEIALACHRRIIADVKGAQVGLPEVTLGLLPGGGGVVRTVRMLGIVDALMKVLLQGQRYRPQEAKEAGLVHEVVDSVEALLPAAKAWVKANPSAQQPWDQKGYKIPGGTPSHPALASNLPAFPANLRKQLKGANMPAPRAIMAVAVESTQVDVDTAFTIESRYFTELATGQVAKNMIQAFFFDMQHISSGGGRPKGYPQHTAKKVGILGAGMMGAGIAYVCAKAGIDVVIKDVSLEAAEKGKQYSVKLVQKGLEKGKVTKEKGDALLARILPTADAKALAGCDLVIEAVFESVELKHRVFQEVQDVVAPDAVLASNTSTLPITLLAEGVKRQPDFVGMHFFSPVDKMPLLELIAGKKTSDATLAKAIDIAVQIGKTPIVVNDSRGFFTSRVIGTFLNEAIAMVGEGIAPASVEQAGLQAGYPAAPLQLMDELTLTLPRKIRQETKAAVEAEGKPWMDHGSYAVVDALIDQHQRKGRSTGGGFYDYEDGKRTGLWPGLAKHFTKPGHTIPFEDMKERMLFAEAIDTVRCFDEGVLRSVADANVGSILGIGFPAWTGGVVQYINGYEGRTGTGPRGFVLRARELAERYGKHFLPPASLVEKAERGELLK; encoded by the coding sequence ATGAGCGAACAGAACACCATCCGCTGGGACCAGGACGCCGACGGCATCGTCATCTTGACGTTGGATGACCCCGGCCAGTCCGCCAACACCATGAACGCCGCCTACGTGAAGTCCATGCGCGCGGCGGTGGACCGGCTGGTCAGGGAGAAGGACCGCATCACCGGCGTGGTCATCACCTCGGCGAAGAAGACGTTCTTCGCGGGCGGCGACCTGAACGACTTGCGCAGCGTGAAGAAGGAGGACGCGAAGCAGGTCTTCGAGCTCGGGCAGGAAATCAAGGCGCAGCTGCGCACGCTGGAGACGCTGGGCAAGCCCGTGGTCGCGGCCATCAACGGCGCGGCGATGGGCGGCGGGCTCGAGATTGCCCTCGCGTGTCACCGGCGCATCATCGCCGACGTGAAGGGCGCGCAGGTGGGCCTGCCGGAGGTGACGCTGGGCCTGCTCCCCGGCGGCGGCGGCGTGGTGCGCACGGTGCGGATGCTCGGCATCGTGGACGCGCTGATGAAGGTCCTGCTCCAGGGCCAGCGCTACCGGCCGCAGGAGGCGAAGGAGGCCGGCCTCGTCCACGAGGTGGTGGACTCCGTCGAGGCGCTGCTGCCCGCGGCCAAGGCCTGGGTGAAGGCGAACCCGAGCGCGCAGCAGCCGTGGGACCAGAAGGGCTACAAGATTCCGGGCGGCACGCCGTCGCATCCGGCCCTGGCGTCGAACCTGCCTGCCTTTCCCGCCAACCTGCGCAAGCAGCTCAAGGGCGCGAACATGCCGGCGCCGCGCGCCATCATGGCCGTGGCCGTCGAGAGCACGCAGGTGGACGTCGACACCGCGTTCACCATCGAGTCGCGCTACTTCACGGAGCTCGCCACCGGCCAGGTCGCGAAGAACATGATTCAGGCGTTCTTCTTCGACATGCAGCACATCAGCTCGGGCGGCGGCCGGCCCAAGGGCTACCCGCAGCACACGGCGAAGAAGGTGGGCATCCTCGGCGCGGGCATGATGGGCGCGGGCATCGCCTACGTCTGCGCCAAGGCCGGCATCGACGTGGTCATCAAGGACGTGAGCCTCGAGGCCGCCGAGAAGGGCAAGCAGTACTCCGTCAAGCTGGTGCAGAAGGGCCTCGAGAAGGGCAAGGTCACCAAGGAGAAGGGTGACGCGCTGCTGGCGCGCATCCTCCCCACCGCGGACGCGAAGGCGCTCGCCGGCTGCGACCTGGTCATCGAGGCCGTCTTCGAGAGCGTGGAGCTGAAGCACAGGGTGTTCCAGGAGGTGCAGGACGTCGTCGCTCCGGACGCGGTGCTGGCCTCCAACACGTCCACGCTGCCGATTACCCTGCTGGCCGAGGGCGTGAAGCGGCAGCCGGACTTCGTGGGCATGCACTTCTTCTCTCCGGTGGACAAGATGCCGCTGCTGGAGCTCATCGCCGGGAAGAAGACGAGCGACGCGACGCTGGCGAAGGCCATCGACATCGCGGTGCAGATTGGGAAGACGCCCATCGTCGTCAACGACAGCCGGGGCTTCTTCACCAGCCGCGTGATTGGCACCTTCCTCAACGAGGCCATCGCCATGGTGGGCGAGGGCATCGCGCCCGCGTCCGTCGAGCAGGCGGGCCTCCAGGCGGGCTACCCGGCGGCGCCGCTCCAGCTGATGGACGAACTCACGCTGACCCTGCCGCGCAAGATTCGCCAGGAGACGAAGGCCGCCGTCGAGGCCGAGGGCAAGCCGTGGATGGACCACGGCAGCTACGCCGTCGTGGACGCGCTCATCGACCAGCACCAGCGCAAGGGCCGCTCCACCGGGGGCGGCTTCTACGACTACGAGGACGGCAAGCGTACGGGGCTGTGGCCGGGGCTCGCGAAGCACTTCACGAAGCCCGGCCACACCATTCCCTTCGAGGACATGAAGGAGCGGATGCTCTTCGCCGAGGCCATCGACACGGTGCGCTGCTTCGACGAAGGCGTGCTGCGCTCCGTCGCGGATGCGAACGTGGGCTCCATCCTCGGCATCGGCTTCCCGGCCTGGACGGGTGGCGTGGTGCAGTACATCAACGGCTATGAGGGGCGCACCGGCACGGGGCCGCGCGGCTTCGTGCTGCGCGCGCGCGAGCTGGCGGAGCGCTACGGGAAGCACTTCCTGCCGCCCGCGTCGCTCGTCGAAAAGGCCGAGCGGGGCGAGCTCCTGAAGTAG
- a CDS encoding enoyl-CoA hydratase-related protein, with product MSYQHIRSSVADRVATLELHRPEARNGFTITMADELSAALGEADANEDVRVVLLTGAGRDFCVGADLSGRSIEVADLPPQGASWVEPATRVTRRMFALNKPVIAAVQGAAVGVGSTMILPADFRLAAKGSRFGFVFSRRGIYPEAGSSWFLPRLVGMGRALDWMVSGRLIPAEEALAAGLVNSLHEPEALLDAAHALARELVEHTAPVSVAVIRQALYRMSALPSPEPAFELDSQLIASLGQSEDAMEGVMSFLQKRPAKFPRTVSKDIPSFLPWRELES from the coding sequence ATGAGCTACCAACACATCCGGTCGTCGGTCGCGGACCGGGTCGCCACGCTGGAGCTGCACCGCCCCGAGGCGCGCAACGGCTTCACCATCACCATGGCGGACGAGCTCAGCGCCGCGCTCGGTGAGGCCGACGCGAACGAGGACGTGCGCGTGGTGCTGCTCACCGGGGCGGGCAGGGACTTCTGCGTGGGGGCGGACCTGAGCGGCCGCTCCATCGAGGTGGCGGACCTCCCGCCCCAAGGGGCCAGCTGGGTGGAGCCGGCGACACGGGTGACGCGCCGGATGTTCGCGCTGAACAAGCCCGTCATCGCCGCCGTCCAGGGCGCCGCGGTGGGCGTGGGCTCCACCATGATTCTCCCCGCGGACTTCCGCCTCGCGGCGAAGGGCAGCCGCTTCGGCTTCGTCTTCAGCCGGCGGGGCATCTACCCGGAGGCCGGCTCCAGCTGGTTCTTGCCGCGCCTCGTGGGCATGGGGCGCGCGCTCGACTGGATGGTGAGCGGCCGGTTGATTCCCGCGGAGGAGGCGCTCGCCGCGGGGCTGGTCAACTCCCTCCATGAGCCCGAGGCGCTGCTCGATGCCGCCCATGCGCTCGCCCGCGAGCTGGTGGAGCACACCGCGCCGGTGTCCGTGGCCGTCATCCGCCAGGCCCTCTACCGGATGAGCGCGCTGCCGTCGCCCGAGCCCGCCTTCGAGCTCGACAGCCAGCTCATCGCGAGCCTGGGGCAGAGCGAGGACGCCATGGAAGGCGTGATGTCCTTCCTGCAGAAGCGGCCCGCGAAGTTCCCCCGGACGGTGTCGAAAGACATCCCGTCCTTCCTGCCGTGGCGGGAGCTCGAGTCATGA
- a CDS encoding AMP-dependent synthetase/ligase, with the protein MGSSLAGLEAQCRSQAESLTLPLLLKRNAEEYADAPALTVGDRTLTWAQLREQTAALCRGLGMLGLKRGERMMIMMASRPEHWVIDYAAAHLGAIPCTAYQTLSTEQIGYVARHSGATVVVLEGADELSRWRPVFESLPALRRVIVVEPGALPRGDSRFISYADVEAEGRRLHQAEPGVFEAGWKAIRPEDPIAMMYTSGTTGEPKGVVLSHRNAFYEAIAVDLAAPVPMRVPSIAYLPLAHIGERELGLYRSLYKALHVHVCTDPTGVVPLLARVRPPAFFGVPRLWEKLAGGLKARLDALEPARREPLLAAHATALEAFRLKGSGRAVPEELARKVFDVEARVLAPLRQTLGLDAMRWASSGSAPIPVEVLEYLGGFGIEVLEVWGMSETTGCATINTPDDFRLGSVGRPIPGVELRLAEDGEIFVRGPVVFLGYLSEDGQIVSPADADGWMATGDIGTLDAEGFLSITDRKKELIITSSGKNIAPSRIENMLRAHPLVGQAMAIGDRQPYVTALVSLDPDVAPLWAKAHGLAAASLADLASDPRVRAELESLVAATNSRLSRAEQIKCFDVVPEAWSPATGEITLTLKLKRRVILQHYAARIATFYADA; encoded by the coding sequence ATGGGTTCGTCGCTCGCAGGCCTGGAAGCGCAATGTCGCTCCCAGGCGGAGTCGCTCACGCTGCCGCTGCTCCTCAAGCGCAACGCGGAAGAATACGCGGACGCTCCCGCCCTCACCGTAGGGGACAGGACGCTCACCTGGGCTCAGCTCCGCGAGCAGACCGCCGCGCTGTGCCGGGGGCTCGGCATGCTCGGGCTGAAGCGGGGCGAGCGGATGATGATCATGATGGCCAGCCGTCCCGAGCACTGGGTCATCGACTATGCCGCGGCCCACCTCGGGGCCATTCCCTGTACCGCCTACCAGACGCTGAGCACCGAGCAGATTGGCTACGTCGCGCGGCACAGCGGGGCCACGGTGGTGGTGCTGGAGGGCGCGGACGAGCTGTCGCGGTGGCGGCCGGTGTTCGAGTCGCTCCCGGCGCTCCGGCGGGTCATCGTCGTGGAGCCAGGGGCCCTCCCGCGCGGGGATTCGCGCTTCATCTCCTACGCGGACGTGGAGGCCGAAGGACGCCGGCTGCACCAGGCGGAGCCCGGTGTCTTCGAGGCCGGCTGGAAGGCCATCCGGCCGGAGGACCCCATCGCGATGATGTACACCTCTGGCACCACCGGCGAGCCCAAGGGCGTGGTGCTGAGCCACCGCAACGCCTTCTACGAGGCCATCGCGGTGGACCTCGCCGCGCCCGTCCCGATGCGCGTTCCCTCCATCGCCTACCTCCCGCTGGCCCACATCGGCGAGCGGGAGCTGGGGCTCTACCGCTCGCTCTACAAGGCGCTGCACGTGCATGTCTGCACGGACCCGACGGGCGTGGTGCCGCTGCTGGCCCGGGTGCGTCCCCCCGCGTTCTTCGGCGTGCCGCGCCTCTGGGAGAAGCTCGCTGGCGGTCTCAAGGCCAGGCTGGACGCGCTCGAGCCCGCCCGGCGCGAGCCCCTCCTCGCCGCCCATGCCACCGCGCTGGAGGCCTTCCGGCTGAAGGGCTCGGGACGGGCCGTGCCCGAGGAGCTCGCGCGGAAGGTCTTTGACGTGGAGGCCCGGGTCCTCGCACCCCTGCGGCAGACGCTCGGCCTGGACGCGATGAGGTGGGCGAGCAGCGGCTCGGCGCCCATTCCCGTGGAGGTCCTCGAGTACCTCGGCGGCTTCGGCATCGAGGTGCTCGAGGTCTGGGGCATGAGTGAGACCACCGGCTGCGCCACCATCAACACGCCCGACGACTTCCGGCTCGGCTCCGTGGGCCGGCCCATTCCCGGGGTGGAGCTCCGGCTGGCGGAGGACGGCGAAATCTTCGTCCGGGGGCCCGTGGTGTTCCTCGGCTACCTCTCCGAGGACGGCCAGATTGTCAGCCCCGCCGACGCCGACGGGTGGATGGCCACCGGCGACATCGGCACGCTCGACGCCGAGGGGTTCCTCTCCATCACCGACCGCAAGAAGGAGCTCATCATCACCTCGAGCGGGAAGAACATCGCCCCGTCGCGCATCGAGAACATGCTGCGGGCGCACCCGCTCGTCGGCCAGGCGATGGCGATTGGCGACCGCCAGCCCTACGTGACGGCGCTCGTCTCGCTGGACCCGGACGTCGCGCCGCTCTGGGCGAAGGCGCACGGCCTCGCGGCCGCGTCGCTCGCCGACCTCGCGAGCGACCCGCGAGTGCGCGCCGAGCTGGAGTCGCTCGTGGCCGCGACCAACTCCCGGCTCTCCCGGGCGGAGCAGATCAAGTGCTTCGACGTGGTGCCCGAGGCGTGGTCACCCGCGACGGGCGAAATCACGCTCACCCTCAAGCTCAAGCGCCGCGTCATCCTCCAGCACTACGCCGCGCGCATCGCCACGTTCTACGCGGACGCCTGA
- a CDS encoding acyl-CoA dehydrogenase family protein — MTARSSWSSDELEQVRGLAASYFSKEVLPNVPKHVAQGYPDKALYRRAGELGLLCMSIPEAYGGGGGTFAHEAVLIEEQIRAGDPSMGFAVHCTIVAHYLLAYASEAQKQKWLPRLASGEWVGAIAMTEPGTGSDLQAISTRAVRDGDFYRVSGSKTFISNGHVCDFLIIAARTSDVKGHAGISLLCAEVSDTTPGFQRGRILDKLGGKGQDTTELFFDDLKLPAVNLLGGEEGRGFVQLMQQLPQERLSTALIAMASLERAVDVTVEYTKQRHVFGKPLFALQNTRFELAECATLRRVCRTFIDDCISSHLAGRLDVTTAAMAKYWVTDQACIVADRCLQLFGGYGYMKEYPIAHLFADTRVLRILAGANEVMKELVARSL; from the coding sequence ATGACGGCACGTTCCTCATGGAGCTCGGACGAGCTCGAGCAGGTGCGCGGGCTCGCGGCCAGCTACTTCTCGAAGGAAGTCCTCCCCAACGTGCCGAAGCACGTGGCCCAGGGGTATCCGGACAAGGCGCTCTACCGGCGGGCGGGCGAGCTCGGGCTGCTGTGCATGTCCATCCCGGAGGCCTATGGCGGCGGTGGCGGCACCTTCGCGCACGAGGCGGTGCTCATCGAGGAGCAGATTCGCGCCGGGGACCCCTCCATGGGCTTCGCGGTGCACTGCACCATCGTCGCGCACTACCTCCTCGCCTACGCGTCCGAGGCCCAGAAGCAGAAGTGGCTGCCCCGGCTCGCCAGCGGGGAGTGGGTGGGCGCCATCGCGATGACGGAGCCCGGGACGGGCTCGGACCTCCAGGCCATCTCCACCCGCGCGGTGCGTGATGGCGACTTCTACCGGGTGAGCGGGTCGAAGACGTTCATCTCCAACGGCCACGTCTGTGACTTCCTCATCATCGCGGCGCGTACGAGCGACGTGAAGGGCCACGCCGGAATCTCGCTGCTGTGTGCCGAGGTGTCCGACACCACTCCGGGCTTCCAGCGGGGCCGCATCCTCGACAAGCTGGGGGGCAAGGGCCAGGACACGACCGAGCTGTTCTTCGACGACCTGAAGCTTCCCGCCGTCAACCTGCTCGGAGGCGAGGAGGGCCGTGGCTTCGTCCAGCTGATGCAGCAGCTGCCCCAGGAGCGGCTGAGCACGGCGCTCATCGCCATGGCGAGCCTCGAGCGCGCCGTGGACGTCACCGTCGAGTACACCAAGCAGCGCCACGTCTTCGGCAAGCCCCTTTTCGCTCTGCAGAACACGCGCTTCGAGCTGGCGGAGTGTGCGACGCTCAGGCGGGTCTGTCGCACCTTCATCGACGACTGCATCTCCTCCCACCTGGCAGGCAGGCTGGACGTGACCACGGCGGCCATGGCGAAGTACTGGGTGACGGACCAGGCCTGCATCGTGGCGGACCGTTGCCTGCAGCTTTTTGGAGGCTATGGGTACATGAAGGAGTACCCCATTGCGCACCTGTTCGCCGATACCCGCGTCCTGCGGATTCTCGCTGGCGCGAACGAGGTCATGAAAGAGCTCGTCGCCCGTTCCCTGTAG
- a CDS encoding TetR/AcrR family transcriptional regulator, with protein sequence MSQAAPRWKRLEPDTRREQILECAMRLFGERPYADVSTTDIAREAGVARGLLNHYFGQKRDLYLKVVKRMLLMPGLEESVPMTGTLRQRVERSVEWYLDTVATHGKTYVAVTSAGGIGADPDVERIIAEADDVAASKTLAFLGLKVEVGSDARHRAMMRSYAGLVKATIREWIRGGTLSREDAHLLLSEALITIVRDVFPHLSQPGEEQAPKSGTRKGRDDT encoded by the coding sequence ATGAGCCAGGCCGCCCCACGCTGGAAGCGGCTGGAGCCGGACACGCGCCGGGAGCAGATCCTCGAGTGCGCCATGCGGCTGTTCGGTGAGCGCCCGTACGCGGACGTCTCCACCACGGACATCGCCCGCGAAGCGGGTGTCGCCCGTGGACTGCTCAACCACTACTTCGGGCAGAAGCGCGACCTGTACCTGAAGGTCGTCAAGCGGATGCTGCTCATGCCCGGCCTGGAAGAGAGCGTGCCCATGACCGGAACCCTGCGACAACGGGTCGAGCGCAGCGTCGAGTGGTACCTCGACACGGTGGCGACCCACGGAAAGACGTACGTGGCCGTCACCAGCGCGGGAGGCATCGGCGCGGACCCGGACGTCGAGCGCATCATCGCGGAGGCGGACGACGTGGCCGCCTCGAAGACGCTCGCGTTCCTGGGCCTCAAGGTGGAGGTCGGCAGCGACGCGCGGCACCGGGCCATGATGCGCTCCTACGCCGGGCTGGTGAAGGCGACCATCCGCGAGTGGATTCGCGGCGGAACGCTCTCCCGCGAGGACGCGCACCTGCTCCTGAGCGAGGCGCTCATCACCATCGTCCGCGACGTGTTCCCCCACCTCTCACAGCCGGGCGAGGAGCAGGCGCCAAAGTCCGGCACCAGGAAGGGAAGGGACGACACATGA
- a CDS encoding acyl-CoA dehydrogenase family protein — translation MHVRTPEQASFADAIDAFCRAKTGTRAQRDALTGHGAEAHSPALYAQMAELGWLGVGISPKYGGSGGGMSDICLFAERTSYGLAPVGGYVTTAVAAGPYAKFGTEAQREKVLGGIVRGRVEAISISEPGAGSDVAALTCRASRVSGGFVINGQKTWCSNAHFADHLLLVARTQSSGSRHEGLTMFCVPAGTPGMELRGIPTMGGKEVNDVYFTDCFLPESAVVGAMDQAWPQLMSGLNSERLILAASMLGRGRRAFDDALAYVKERKQFGRPVGSFQALKHRIADLATELDCCELLLYRVAEMADAAPDKILPREASMAKLKATETAKRVALEGMQMMGGYGYATEYDMESHLRATVISTVYGGTSEIQRDIIGKTFGL, via the coding sequence ATGCATGTGAGAACACCGGAGCAGGCGTCGTTCGCCGACGCCATCGACGCCTTTTGCCGTGCGAAGACGGGGACACGCGCCCAGCGCGACGCCCTGACCGGGCACGGCGCCGAGGCCCACAGCCCCGCCCTCTACGCCCAGATGGCCGAGTTGGGCTGGCTCGGGGTGGGAATCTCCCCGAAGTACGGCGGCTCGGGCGGGGGCATGTCGGACATCTGTCTCTTCGCCGAGCGGACCTCGTACGGGCTCGCCCCGGTGGGGGGCTACGTCACCACGGCGGTCGCCGCCGGGCCCTACGCGAAGTTCGGGACCGAGGCCCAGCGCGAGAAGGTCCTCGGCGGCATCGTCCGGGGGAGGGTGGAGGCCATCTCCATCTCCGAGCCCGGCGCTGGCTCGGACGTCGCCGCGCTCACCTGCCGCGCCAGCCGCGTCTCCGGGGGCTTCGTCATCAACGGGCAGAAGACGTGGTGCTCGAACGCGCACTTCGCGGACCACCTGCTGCTCGTGGCGCGCACCCAGTCCTCGGGCTCGCGGCACGAGGGCCTCACCATGTTCTGCGTCCCCGCGGGCACGCCGGGAATGGAGCTTCGGGGCATCCCCACCATGGGGGGCAAGGAGGTCAATGACGTCTACTTCACCGACTGCTTCCTCCCCGAGAGCGCCGTCGTCGGCGCCATGGACCAGGCCTGGCCCCAGCTCATGTCGGGGCTCAACAGCGAGCGGCTCATCCTCGCCGCGTCCATGCTCGGCCGTGGCCGGCGCGCGTTCGACGACGCCCTCGCGTACGTGAAGGAGCGCAAGCAGTTCGGCCGGCCCGTGGGCTCGTTCCAGGCCCTCAAGCACCGCATCGCCGACCTCGCCACCGAGCTCGACTGCTGCGAGCTGCTCCTCTACCGCGTGGCGGAGATGGCGGACGCGGCCCCCGACAAGATTCTCCCCCGCGAGGCGTCGATGGCGAAGCTGAAGGCCACCGAGACGGCCAAGCGCGTGGCGCTCGAGGGCATGCAGATGATGGGCGGCTACGGCTACGCCACCGAATACGACATGGAGTCCCACCTGCGCGCCACGGTGATTTCCACCGTCTATGGCGGGACCAGCGAAATCCAGCGCGACATCATCGGCAAGACGTTCGGCCTCTAG